The Chloroflexota bacterium sequence GCCGCTCATCGGCGCGCCACAAGTGTGGCAAGCCGGTTTTACTGGCAAGGGGATCAAGGTCGCGGTGGTAGACACCGGGATTGATCCAACGCATCTCGATTTTGCCGGGCGCATTGTTGCGATCAAGGACTTTACCGGCGAAGGCGACACGGACAAGCATGGTCACGGCACTCATGTGGCTGGAACGATTGGCGGGTCGGGTGCGGCGAGCACGGGCAAGTACAAAGGCGTCGCGCCGGAATGCAGTTTATACGCCGCCAAGGTTCTGCGCGGTAATGGGTCTGGCACGACAAGCGATGTAATGGCGGGCGTCGAATGGGCGGTGCAACAAGGCGCGCAAGTCGTCAACCTCTCGCTCGGTAGCGACGGCGCGTGCGATGGCACGGATGCCCTTTCAGTCCTCTGCGATACCGCGATGGATCGTGGCGCGGTGATGTGTATCGCGGCGGGCAACGCCGGACCGGGCAAGTCTACCGTCGGTTCGCCCGGTTGCGCGAAAAAAGTGCTCACGATTGGCGCGACGTCCAAGACCGACCAAGTCGCCAGTTTTTCGTCGCGCGGTCCGACGAGCGATGGGCGCGTCAAACCCGATGTGTGTTTCCCGGGCGTAAGCATCGTTGCCTGTCGCGCGAAAGGCACGACGATGGGCACGCCGGTCAACGACTCGTACACGAGCGCATCCGGTACTTCGATGGCGACGCCGCACGCGGCTGGAAGTTGCGCCTTGATTTTGCAGGCGAATCCCGGTTTGACGCCGCAGCAAGTCAAAGATATTTTCATGAACACGGCAAAAGACCTGGGTGCGGAGGCGAATACGCAAGGCAAGGGTCGCGCCCAAGTTTTTGAAGCGTATCAATCGGCAACCGGTTCTCCACCGCCGCCACCCCCACCCCCACCACCGCCACCGCCGCCGCCTCCAGGTGGTTGTCTCGATTCGATCAAGAATTGGTTGAGCGGTCGGTAACGATTAGACCCGAAGGGCATCCCCCTTCGGGTCTGGTTTTTCTTAGGTTGTGCGTCAAGTTTTTGGGTGGTGAAAAAACCTTGCGAAGGTTGAACGGCAAGCATATTGATTTGTCGTCAAAACCTTCGCAAGGTTGAGTGTTCCAAAATTTTGACAGCCCCCCCCTTTTTCTTACAAAGGTTTGACAAATCAACCAGAATACAATACAATCACCCCAAGTTCGCTCGTTCGACCATCCATACCTATTTTACCTCCACGGGGGCAACAATGGCGAGTGTCACCTACGATCACGTCACCAAACAATTCAACGACGTGAAGGCAGTCAACGACCTGACGTTAGAGATCAAGGACAAGGAATTCTTGGTCTTGGTGGGTCCCTCTGGGTGCGGCAAGACGACCGCACTGCGTTTGCTGGCAGGTCTCGAAGAGATCTCGTACGGCAACATTTTGATCGGCGACCGTGTGGTCAACGATGTCGCGCCGAAAGACCGCGACATCGCGATGGTGTTCCAGTCGTACGCGCTGTATCCGCACATGAGCGTCTACGACAACATGGCATTCGGTCTGCGCTTGCGCAAAACGCCCAAGACCGAAATTGACCGGCGCGTGAAAGAAGCGGCAGAGATTCTGGGTATCGGCGCATTGCTCGACCGCAAGCCCAAGCAACTCTCCGGCGGTCAGCGCCAACGCGTCGCGCTGGGACGCGCGATCGTGCGCGAACCCAAAGTCTTTTTGATGGATGAACCGCTTTCGAACCTCGACGCGAAACTGCGTGTGCAGACGCGCACCGAGATTTCGAAACTGCACCAACGCTTGCAGACGACGTTCATCTACGTGACGCACGATCAGACCGAAGCGATGACGATGGGCACGCGCATTGCGGTGATGAAGGACGGCATCCTTCAGCAACTCGACACGCCGCAAAACCTGTACGACAATCCGGTCAACACGTTTGTCGCCGGTTTCATCGGCAGTCCCGCGATGAACTTTTTCGATGCCAAAGTGGCAGGGTCGAAAGAAGACATTGTGATTGACGCCGGCAGTTTCAAACTTCCCGCGCCCGCCGATGTCAAACAAAAGCTCGGCGATTACCTGGGGCGTGCAGTGACACTCGGCATGCGTCCCGAAGACATTCACGATCGCGAGTACGTGCCCGGCGCGTTGAACGCCGCGCCGATTCCCTCGAAAGTGGACGTGATGGAGCCGATGGGGAGCGAGATTTATCTCTTCTTGCTCAGTGGCAATCATTCGTTCGTCGCTCGTGTAGACCCGCGCAGTCAAGGTCGCCCGGGCAAGACGATGGATGTAATGGTCAACCTCGACCGCATTCACCTCTTCGACAAAGAAACCCAAGCGGCAATTCGCTAAACGTAACACGCGACGAAAACCAAACAGGTACACAGGCAATCACCTGTGTGCCTGTTTTATTGTAGGAGTAGAGCGATGGAAATTCGTCCGGCGAATGTGATTGATCTAAACGCGTGTTTGGCGATTGACGATTCGTTCGAGACCGAGTACGTCTGGCAAATGGAAGAACGCACGAACGCCGGCGTCATTACGGTGACGTTTCGGCAAACGCGTTTGCCGCGTCCGATGCGCGTGGCGAACAATATCTCGCGCAGTGTGTTGCTCGAAAACTTTCAACGCGGCGAAGCATTCTTTGTCGCAGACGAAGCCGGCGTGTGCGGCTTTGTAGACGCGGGTGTCTCGGTGTGGAATCAGATGTTCAAGATCAACAACATCGCGATTGCGCCGGTGCAGCGGCGGAGAGGCGTCGGCGCGAAGCTGATGCGCGCCGCGCTCGAGTGGGCGCGCGAGCGCCAATTGCGAATCGCGATGCTCGATACGTCAACCAAGGATTATCCCGCAATCTGTTTCTATCAAAAGCTGGGATTCACATTGTGCGGTTTCAACGATCAACTATTTCCGAATCGTGATATTGCGCTGCAGTTCGCGCTCAACTTGCGATAAACGCAAAACCCGAAGAGCCTCAAGACCCTTCGGGTTTATAAAAAAACATTCGCGCGCATAGAAAAACCAGGTTTCTTCGAGAAACCTGGTTTTGGTTCATGCCTGGTCAACGACTTGCCGCAGTACGTCCGGCTTGTTCGTGATGATCGCGTTGACGCCCAGCGCGATCAAGCGTTGCATCTCCGCCGGTTCATCCACCGTCCACGTGTTGATTTGCAAACCCTTGTGCTGTGCCCACGTCGCGAATTGGCGCGTCACCTGCGACCAATGCGGATGCATCGCGGTCGGTCGCGCGAGCGGACGCAACCACGCGCGGCGCAAATAGATCGGCAGCTGTGGCGCGTAGAGCAAGCCGCGCGGCAAGCGCGGGTTGAGATCGTACATGCGCGCGAGCGCCATCGGATTGAACGACGAGATGATCACGTTTTCGG is a genomic window containing:
- a CDS encoding GNAT family N-acetyltransferase, with amino-acid sequence MEIRPANVIDLNACLAIDDSFETEYVWQMEERTNAGVITVTFRQTRLPRPMRVANNISRSVLLENFQRGEAFFVADEAGVCGFVDAGVSVWNQMFKINNIAIAPVQRRRGVGAKLMRAALEWARERQLRIAMLDTSTKDYPAICFYQKLGFTLCGFNDQLFPNRDIALQFALNLR
- the ugpC gene encoding sn-glycerol-3-phosphate ABC transporter ATP-binding protein UgpC, whose product is MASVTYDHVTKQFNDVKAVNDLTLEIKDKEFLVLVGPSGCGKTTALRLLAGLEEISYGNILIGDRVVNDVAPKDRDIAMVFQSYALYPHMSVYDNMAFGLRLRKTPKTEIDRRVKEAAEILGIGALLDRKPKQLSGGQRQRVALGRAIVREPKVFLMDEPLSNLDAKLRVQTRTEISKLHQRLQTTFIYVTHDQTEAMTMGTRIAVMKDGILQQLDTPQNLYDNPVNTFVAGFIGSPAMNFFDAKVAGSKEDIVIDAGSFKLPAPADVKQKLGDYLGRAVTLGMRPEDIHDREYVPGALNAAPIPSKVDVMEPMGSEIYLFLLSGNHSFVARVDPRSQGRPGKTMDVMVNLDRIHLFDKETQAAIR
- a CDS encoding S8 family peptidase; its protein translation is MPNPSKIHANLAAMLQANVRAAAPVQALRVIVRYRAGAVGVAQTMRGVAATIHTYRLIPAAAHSVTPEAVDALSDRDDVEMIWYDEPVHTMLDVSVPLIGAPQVWQAGFTGKGIKVAVVDTGIDPTHLDFAGRIVAIKDFTGEGDTDKHGHGTHVAGTIGGSGAASTGKYKGVAPECSLYAAKVLRGNGSGTTSDVMAGVEWAVQQGAQVVNLSLGSDGACDGTDALSVLCDTAMDRGAVMCIAAGNAGPGKSTVGSPGCAKKVLTIGATSKTDQVASFSSRGPTSDGRVKPDVCFPGVSIVACRAKGTTMGTPVNDSYTSASGTSMATPHAAGSCALILQANPGLTPQQVKDIFMNTAKDLGAEANTQGKGRAQVFEAYQSATGSPPPPPPPPPPPPPPPPGGCLDSIKNWLSGR